The following are from one region of the Arachis duranensis cultivar V14167 chromosome 10, aradu.V14167.gnm2.J7QH, whole genome shotgun sequence genome:
- the LOC107468527 gene encoding BRASSINOSTEROID INSENSITIVE 1-associated receptor kinase 1, translating to MVTSTCKGSFLVCAILVLDLVLKVAGNAEGDALNALKSNLQDPNNVLQSWDATLVNPCTWFHVTCNSDNSVTRVDLGNADLSGTLVPNLGNLPNLQYLELYSNNITGKIPDELGNLTNLVSLDLYLNVLTGPIPATLGKLSNLRFLRLNNNTLSGGIPMSLTGINSLQVLDLSNNQLKGTVPVNGSFSLFTPISYQNNPGLIQPKNAPSAPLSPPSAPSSGNSATGAIAGGVAAGAALLFAAPAIALAYWRRRKPQDHFFDVPAEEDPEVHLGQLKRFSLRELQVATDNFSNKHILGRGGFGKVYKGRLADGSLVAVKRLKEERTQGGELQFQTEVEMISMAVHRNLLRLRGFCMTPTERLLVYPFMVNGSVASCLRERNESQPPLDWPIRKRIALGAARGLAYLHDHCDPKIIHRDVKAANILLDEEFEAVVGDFGLAKLMDYKDTHVTTAVRGTIGHIAPEYLSTGKSSEKTDVFGYGVMLLELITGQRAFDLARLANDDDVMLLDWVKGLLKDKKLETLVDADLQGNYNDEEVEQLIQVALLCTQGSPMERPKMSEVVRMLEGDGLAEKWEQWQKEEMFRQDFNHIHHPNANWIVDSTSHIQADELSGPR from the exons ATGGTGACTTCAACTTGCAAGGgttcttttcttgtttgtgCAATTTTGGTGCTTGATTTGGTGCTTAAGGTCGCTGGCAATGCAGAAG GTGATGCCCTAAATGCATTGAAGAGCAACTTACAAGATCCTAACAATGTTCTTCAAAGCTGGGATGCCACCCTTGTCAATCCATGCACATGGTTTCATGTTACATGCAATAGTGATAATAGTGTGACCCGTGT TGATCTTGGAAATGCAGATCTATCGGGTACATTGGTTCCAAACCTTGGTAATCTACCAAATTTACAGTACCT GGAGCTTTATAGTAATAATATAACTGGAAAAATCCCAGACGAGCTCGGAAATTTGACAAACTTGGTGAGCTTGGATCTTTACTTGAATGTGCTAACTGGTCCAATACCAGCTACATTGGGCAAGCTTAGTAATCTACGCTTCCT GCGTCTCAACAATAACACCTTGTCAGGAGGCATTCCCATGTCTTTGACCGGGATCAATTCACTGCAAGTTCT TGATCTCTCAAACAACCAGCTAAAAGGAACTGTGCCAGTCAATGGTTCATTTTCATTGTTTACTCCGATCAG TTATCAAAATAATCCTGGCTTGATACAACCAAAGAATGCTCCTTCTGCGCCATTATCTCCTCCATCAGCACCTTCTTCAG GTAACAGTGCTACTGGAGCTATTGCTGGAGGAGTTGCTGCAGGTGCTGCCTTGTTGTTTGCAGCCCCTGCTATCGCACTTGCATATTGGCGAAGAAGGAAGCCTCAGGATCATTTCTTTGATGTCCCTG CTGAGGAGGATCCTGAAGTTCACCTAGGCCAGCTTAAAAGGTTTTCGCTGCGTGAGCTGCAAGTTGCAACAGATAACTTTAGTAACAAACATATTCTCGGTAGAGGTGGATTTGGGAAGGTATATAAAGGGCGTTTAGCTGATGGTAGTCTTGTAGCAGTAAAAAGGCTGAAAGAGGAGCGCACACAGGGTGGGGAGCTGCAATTTCAAACAGAAGTGGAAATGATCAGCATGGCCGTGCATCGCAATTTGCTTCGGCTCCGTGGTTTTTGCATGACACCTACTGAACGGTTGCTTGTGTATCCTTTCATGGTTAACGGAAGTGTGGCATCATGTTTACGAG AACGTAATGAATCTCAACCGCCACTTGACTGGCCAATACGCAAGCGTATTGCATTGGGAGCTGCTAGGGGGCTTGCTTATTTGCACGACCATTGTGACCCTAAGATTATTCATCGTGATGTCAAAGCTGCAAATATATTATTGGATGAAGAATTTGAAGCAGTTGTTGGAGATTTTGGCTTAGCGAAACTTATGGATTACAAAGATACTCATGTTACCACTGCTGTACGTGGTACAATTGGGCATATAGCACCAGAGTACCTCTCAACTGGGAAGTCATCAGAGAAGACAGATGTTTTTGGATACGGTGTGATGCTTCTTGAACTAATAACCGGGCAGAGGGCTTTCGATCTGGCTCGACTTGccaatgatgatgatgtcatGTTGCTTGATTGG GTTAAAGGGCTTCTTAAAGACAAGAAATTGGAAACACTGGTTGACGCGGATCTGCAGGGCAATTATAACGATGAGGAGGTAGAGCAGCTAATCCAAGTAGCGTTGCTATGCACACAAGGCTCCCCTATGGAAAGACCGAAGATGTCCGAGGTGGTTAGAATGCTAGAAGGCGACGGTTTGGCCGAAAAATGGGAGCAGTGGCAGAAAGAGGAGATGTTCCGTCAAGATTTTAACCACATCCATCACCCTAATGCAAATTGGATAGTAGACTCTACTTCTCACATCCAAGCAGATGAACTATCTGGTCCTAGATGA